Proteins from a genomic interval of Chroococcidiopsis thermalis PCC 7203:
- a CDS encoding acyl carrier protein, whose translation MIVKKNQNIGQQIRQFILEEFPQANERSLGENETFLGSDIVDSLGIVKLMTFVETEFGITVEDEDLQPENFQSIASLSEFVKTKLAQK comes from the coding sequence ATGATTGTCAAAAAAAATCAAAATATAGGACAGCAGATTCGCCAATTTATCTTGGAGGAATTCCCACAGGCAAACGAGCGATCGCTCGGCGAGAATGAAACTTTCTTAGGCAGCGATATTGTTGACTCTTTAGGTATTGTCAAATTAATGACTTTTGTAGAAACTGAATTTGGCATAACTGTAGAAGACGAAGACCTTCAACCCGAAAATTTTCAATCAATCGCGAGTTTAAGCGAGTTTGTGAAAACTAAACTCGCCCAAAAATAA
- a CDS encoding ABC transporter ATP-binding protein codes for MSQTVIRVEQLGKKYLLAQQAGGYTNLREKITEKTKSLTQRLLTPKRTHKFKPTREEFWALKDVSFEVKQGECVGIIGGNGAGKSTLLKILSRITEPTKGKIRIKGRVASLLEVGTGFHPELTGRENIYLNGAILGMSKVEIKSKFDEIVAFAEVEKFLDTPVKRYSSGMYVRLAFAVAAHLEPEILIIDEVLAVGDIAFQKKCLGKMENVATQEGRTVLFVSHNMQMVQALCAKACLLKAGSIAAQGNSGDVIEQYLLSLRSLTQLNSTILEQRQDRSGDGSAKLTFINIEDGDGSKVICSISRLKLTIGYRSEKPIYSPRLLVTIYDYNNEYAIFALDSNVVGGVPELLPAEGTVTCITEPMYLTPGRCRVELELLRGEILLDCIEYATCFDVEAYDIYGSGKSPPRSWATCLLRYQWSTNVG; via the coding sequence GTGTCACAAACCGTTATTCGTGTCGAGCAGTTGGGAAAAAAATATCTGCTAGCGCAGCAAGCAGGTGGATATACTAATTTGCGAGAAAAAATTACTGAGAAAACCAAGTCTTTAACTCAAAGACTATTAACTCCCAAACGCACGCACAAATTTAAACCAACTCGCGAAGAATTTTGGGCGCTCAAGGATGTTTCATTTGAAGTTAAGCAGGGCGAGTGCGTTGGTATTATCGGTGGAAACGGAGCCGGAAAATCAACATTACTAAAAATTTTAAGCCGCATTACCGAACCAACCAAAGGTAAAATCCGAATTAAAGGTCGAGTTGCTAGTCTTTTAGAAGTAGGAACGGGTTTTCACCCAGAACTGACAGGAAGAGAAAACATTTATCTCAACGGCGCAATTCTGGGAATGAGTAAAGTTGAAATTAAAAGTAAATTTGATGAAATTGTTGCTTTTGCGGAAGTCGAAAAATTTTTAGATACGCCCGTAAAGCGCTATTCTTCCGGCATGTACGTCAGACTAGCATTTGCTGTTGCCGCTCATCTAGAACCAGAGATTTTAATTATCGATGAAGTCTTAGCAGTAGGAGATATAGCATTTCAAAAGAAGTGTTTGGGTAAAATGGAAAATGTAGCGACTCAAGAAGGTCGGACGGTTTTATTTGTCAGTCATAATATGCAAATGGTTCAAGCTTTGTGTGCTAAAGCTTGCTTACTCAAAGCCGGAAGTATAGCGGCTCAAGGAAATTCAGGTGATGTCATCGAGCAATATCTATTATCCTTGCGATCGCTAACACAACTCAATTCAACTATATTGGAACAGCGACAGGATCGCTCTGGAGATGGCAGCGCAAAATTAACTTTTATTAATATTGAAGATGGCGATGGAAGTAAAGTTATTTGTTCGATTAGCCGCCTAAAACTCACCATCGGCTACCGTAGTGAAAAACCAATTTACTCACCACGACTTTTAGTCACTATCTACGATTACAACAATGAATATGCCATTTTTGCCCTAGATAGTAATGTCGTAGGAGGAGTTCCCGAGCTTCTTCCTGCTGAAGGTACGGTGACTTGCATTACAGAACCAATGTATCTGACACCAGGGCGATGTCGCGTTGAACTGGAGTTACTCAGAGGTGAAATTCTGCTTGACTGTATTGAATATGCCACATGTTTTGATGTAGAAGCTTACGATATTTATGGCTCGGGTAAGTCACCTCCTCGCAGTTGGGCGACTTGCCTGCTGCGATACCAATGGTCTACTAATGTAGGCTAA
- a CDS encoding class I SAM-dependent methyltransferase yields the protein MSIDLFNQTLYEKPSTVKEYICTQKDLWIEEKTIFEKYEQHIKDKAILDVGCGGGRTAIALSELTSNYTGIDYSMEMVKACLKWHSSLNFIHGDASDMHMFDGESFDFIIFSFNGIDCMSHEKRIKTLKEIYRVLKSGGIFAFSSHNLDDRKIVTAFNKYDMKRPRAIARNLFNVMSYLKVRKYQIHTDTYEILSDPLAGFGHLTYYIRKQEQVKQLVNIGFKNIAILNRQAQFVDINSLDRDSEWLHYVCQKPTSNDRNEDSQQK from the coding sequence ATGTCAATCGATCTGTTTAATCAAACCTTATATGAAAAGCCAAGTACTGTTAAAGAGTATATATGCACGCAAAAAGACTTATGGATAGAAGAAAAAACTATTTTTGAAAAGTACGAGCAGCATATCAAAGATAAGGCGATTCTTGATGTTGGTTGTGGTGGTGGGAGAACAGCGATCGCATTAAGCGAACTAACCTCAAATTATACGGGGATTGATTATTCGATGGAAATGGTGAAAGCGTGTCTAAAATGGCATAGCTCTCTAAATTTCATACATGGTGATGCTAGCGATATGCATATGTTTGATGGGGAAAGCTTTGATTTTATCATTTTTTCATTTAATGGCATAGATTGCATGTCTCATGAAAAGAGAATAAAAACATTGAAAGAAATTTATAGAGTTTTAAAAAGTGGCGGAATATTTGCATTTTCCAGCCATAATTTAGACGATCGCAAAATTGTCACTGCCTTTAATAAATACGACATGAAACGTCCGCGAGCGATCGCAAGAAATCTTTTTAACGTTATGAGTTATTTGAAAGTAAGAAAGTATCAGATACACACTGATACATATGAAATTCTTAGCGATCCTTTAGCCGGATTCGGACATTTGACATATTACATTAGAAAGCAAGAGCAGGTAAAGCAGCTTGTAAATATCGGTTTTAAAAACATTGCTATTCTCAATCGCCAAGCCCAGTTCGTTGATATTAATTCTTTAGATAGAGATAGCGAGTGGTTGCACTACGTTTGTCAAAAACCTACTAGTAACGATCGCAATGAAGACAGTCAGCAAAAGTGA
- a CDS encoding aminoacyl--tRNA ligase-related protein → MSSETFASLESENIYSCFNSDAGLLTLQGSQVELRRRLDALFCSWAEVVGAIEYSFPPVLSVYSLDLADYFSSFPHLATLTTQIDSNNEGMKRFVDSTRNERLTEVDQNYLTPARYVLPSAACYAVYNHLSNKKLQNDLFITVCSPCFRQESIYKAGERQWTFHMREIVCIGRQETVRNFLNTYRQLITEILDRAKLPFQLREATDPFFDKRDPALILQKLEPLKYEFLYRDRLAITSLNFHRKFFGDRFNIQDCTGEPAYTGCVAFGLERWLSACIREYGQNWENLPAVLQKKEPEVRSQESGE, encoded by the coding sequence ATGTCATCGGAAACTTTTGCTTCACTAGAGTCAGAAAATATCTACAGTTGCTTTAATTCTGACGCAGGGCTACTAACCCTACAGGGTTCTCAGGTAGAACTGCGACGGCGACTTGATGCCTTGTTTTGTAGCTGGGCAGAAGTAGTAGGAGCAATTGAGTATTCCTTTCCGCCAGTACTATCGGTTTATTCCCTTGATTTGGCTGACTACTTCAGCTCTTTTCCACACTTAGCTACCCTAACAACGCAAATCGACAGTAACAATGAGGGAATGAAGCGGTTTGTCGATTCTACCAGAAACGAAAGGCTGACAGAAGTAGACCAAAATTACCTTACGCCAGCACGCTACGTATTACCGTCAGCAGCTTGCTACGCAGTTTACAACCACCTGAGCAACAAAAAACTGCAAAATGACCTTTTCATTACCGTTTGTTCCCCCTGTTTCCGCCAAGAGTCAATCTATAAAGCAGGCGAACGACAGTGGACTTTTCATATGAGAGAAATCGTCTGTATCGGTCGTCAAGAGACAGTCCGAAATTTTCTCAATACCTACCGTCAGTTGATTACAGAAATACTCGACCGGGCTAAATTACCTTTTCAACTTCGCGAAGCCACCGATCCTTTCTTTGACAAACGCGATCCCGCACTGATTTTACAAAAATTAGAACCGCTAAAATATGAATTTCTTTATCGCGATCGCTTGGCAATTACTTCGCTCAACTTTCACCGTAAATTTTTTGGCGATCGCTTTAACATTCAAGACTGCACCGGAGAACCAGCCTATACAGGTTGTGTGGCTTTTGGGTTAGAACGCTGGTTATCTGCTTGCATTCGCGAGTACGGTCAAAACTGGGAAAATTTACCTGCTGTTTTACAGAAAAAGGAGCCAGAAGTCAGGAGTCAGGAGTCAGGAGAATAA